A region from the Linepithema humile isolate Giens D197 chromosome 1, Lhum_UNIL_v1.0, whole genome shotgun sequence genome encodes:
- the LOC105675067 gene encoding A disintegrin and metalloproteinase with thrombospondin motifs 2-like, with amino-acid sequence MFFILKLMLIILLNKSYAYIIQDTETILLPAWYPTSAKKIPLTLKVFEQLIQLNLYRNDRIISPEYEIWQYYVKGATENLSQLKALDPCLYIHKDNVSSAIINFCDEHGLEGLVFLKNDNLNIKPLSNDLASLSLVDNICFEEQMNLSFGKPHLIKKLLQSFDTSHFYSFFDNFKPKRRDVRNTEQKLTIELAVFVDDAAYNIHMPILDYNKDRLHNMILAYVNQMQAMFHHPSLGVSIDISLVKLNIMDKHPSNLPVFYGDVVKMRKSFCEYAKTLNPSDDNNPSHWDFVLLLTGTDLFILPNPQNETQRNYGWLGESFFNGMCGLGEYSCAIVEFGAIFTASSAFATTLPVHQIGKALGIELDDSSTNSKCAKSVHIMRKTLYYRNQRTWSECSRKAAEKLWNTKPCLRDRTRTEDLDDANELDHSRYHNLPGREWTAKTQCELFSHDKDANVVTLHNICQILQCEMHDRDNEYIFAGPALDGTYCAMGKECRGGECVPVLEPPYIFKYCEEDNWSEWKKGSCQSSCLEKSKGAMIKRRSCKHGTNRTANCGGPYYDVDLCIDVLVCIKNRITIAEYTRKKCNHFSGDAAHVTTINIKNGTGRQVPHDIKKPWMACIVFCQQKRSSDFNENSYLEMLDYGYDPYFPDGTLCHNEGGQNYYCRQHYCLPENYSYKENCKDVNMCQ; translated from the exons ATGTTCTTTATACTGAAATTGATgttaataatcttattaaataaatcgtaCGCGTATATTATCCAAGATACCGAAACAATATTGCTGCCAGCATGGTACCCGACAAGCGCAAAGAAG ATACCATTAACTCTAAAAGTGTTCGAACAACTGATTCAACTAAACCTATATAGAAACGATCGAATTATATCGCCTGAGTATGAAATATGgcaatattatgtaaaaggcGCTACAGAAAATTTGTCGCAGTTGAAAGCATTGGATCCTTGTTTATATATTCACAAGGATAATGTCAGTTCGGCGATCATCAACTTTTGTGACGAACATGGTTTG gaAGGACTCGTTTTTCTAAAAAACGACAACTTGAATATTAAACCTTTGTCGAACGATCTTGCGTCATTGTCTTTAGTCGATAACATTTGCTTTGAGGAACAAATGAATCTTTCATTCGGCAAGCCTCAccttatcaaaaaattactgcAAAGTTTTGATACTTcccatttttattctttttttgacaatttcaAGCCAAAGCGACGTGACGTACGAAATACTGAACAAAAACTAACCATAGAATTGGCCGTTTTCGTTGACGATGCAGCATATAATATTCACATGCCTATTTTGGACTATAACAAAGACAGATTACACAATATGATATTAGCATACGTGAATCAAATGCAAGCTATGTTCCATCATCCGAGTTTGGGTGTTTCTATCGATATTTCGTtggtaaaattgaatattatggACAAACATCCGTCAAATTTGCCTGTCTTTTACGGCGACGTTGTAAAAATGCGCAAGTCGTTTTGCGAATACGCGAAAACTTTGAATCCTTCAGATGACAATAATCCGAGTCATTGGGATTTTGTTCTTCTCTTAACCGGAACAGATCTTTTTATCTTGCCAAACCCACAAAATGAAACACAGCGGAACTATGGCTGGTTGGGAGAATCTTTCTTCAATGGAATGTGTGGATTGGGGGAATACTCTTGTGCCATAGTAGAATTCGGTGCTATATTTACGGCGTCATCTGCTTTTGCAACGACACTTCCCGTTCATCAGATCGGCAAAgc TTTAGGAATAGAACTCGATGACTCGTCTACCAATTCAAAGTGTGCAAAAAGCGTGCACATAATGAGAAAAACGCTCTACTATAGAAACCAGAGAACATGGTCCGAGTGCAGTCGTAAAGCAGCTGAAAAACTCTGGAATACAAAACCGTGCCTTCGAGATCGTACGAGAACAGAAGATCTTGATGACGCAAATGAATTGGATCATTCGCGTTATCACAATTTACCCGGGAGAGAATGGACCGCCAAAACACAATGCGAATTATTTTCGCATGACAAAGATGCAAACGTAGTCACGTTACATAATATATGTCAAATTTTACAATGCGAAATGCATGACCGTGACAATGAGTATATCTTCGCGGGACCCGCACTAGAcg gaacTTATTGCGCGATGGGAAAAGAATGTCGTGGAGGAGAATGCGTGCCTGTTCTCGAACCGCCATACATTTTCAAGTATTGTGAAGAAGATAACTGGAGTGAATGGAAAAAAGGCAGCTGTCAAAGCAGTTGCTTGGAGAAATCTAAAGGCGCAATGATCAAACGACGTTCTTGCAAACATGGGACTAACAGAACGGCCAATTGTGGAGGGCCATATTACGACGTGGACTTGTGCATTGACGTGCTAGTTTGCATTAAAAATCGCATAACAATTGCCGAGTATACTAGGAAGAAATGCAATCATTTCAGCGGTGATGCAGCGCATGTGACTAcgattaacataaaaaatggaaCAGGAAGACAAGTTCCTCATGATATCAAGAAACCGTGGATGGCCTGTATTGTATTTTGTCAACAAAAAAGATCATCTGATTTCAACGAAAATTCATATCTGGAAATGCTTGACTACGGTTACGACCCATATTTTCCAGATGGAACGTTGTGCCACAACGAAGGTGGCCAGAATTACTACTGCCGACAGCATTACTGTCTGCCGGAAAACTATTCatacaaagaaaattgtaaagaTGTAAACATGTGTCAATAA